In the genome of Lonchura striata isolate bLonStr1 chromosome 22, bLonStr1.mat, whole genome shotgun sequence, one region contains:
- the SURF2 gene encoding surfeit locus protein 2, with amino-acid sequence MAEPELPEAERLFLRQHPLLSPAGPGKVRCRLTGHELPCRLSELKAYTSGKKYQRLTKAAKEFDYGTFEPHIVPSTKNLHQLFCKLTLRHINKLPEHVLRHVQGKRYQKALKTYEECQREGVEYVPACLRQKKQRAQHPDDQMNGSRQPHRKEEFWEPKSSEEDGEETDDSMSDLYPPALFPEKNPSAPEPTKGSDDFVTDSEDDGVKQNGEHGARKDSSRAAGKRGKKQTGPLKKKFKSHHRKPKNFKKATNGK; translated from the exons ATGGCCGAGCCGGAGCTGCCCGAGGCGGAGCGGCTGTTCCTGAGGCAGCACCCGCTGCTcagccccgcggggcccggcAAG GTGAGGTGCAGGCTGACAGGACATGAGCTGCCCTGTCGCCTGTCGGAGCTGAAGGCTTACACCAGCGGAAAGAAGTACCAGCGGCTCACCAAGGCAGCCAAAGAGTTCGACTATGGCACATTTGAGCCCCACATTGTGCCCAGCACGAAGAATTT ACACCAGCTGTTCTGCAAGCTCACCCTCAGACACATCAACAAGCTTCCAGAGCACGTCCTGCGTCATGTCCAAGGGAAACGTTACCAGAAGGCCCTGAAAACGT ATGAGGAATGCCAGAGGGAAGGAGTGGAGTACGTCCCTGCCTGCCTGAGGCAGAAGAAGCAGCGGGCACAGCACCCTGATGACCAAATGAACGGGAGCAGGCAGCCTCACAGGAAAGAGGAGTTCTGGGAGCCAAAGTCCAGcgaggaggatggagaggagaCAGATGACAGCATGAGTGACCTGTACCCAC CTGCGCTcttcccagaaaaaaacccatcagcTCCAGAGCCCACAAAGGGCAGCGATGACTTCGTGACAGACAGCGAGGACGACGGGGTCAAGCAGAACGGAGAGCACGGGGCAAGGAaggacagcagcagagcagctggcaaGAGAGGAAAG aAACAGACAGGCCctttaaagaagaaattcaaGAGCCATCACCGAAAACCCAAAAACTTCAAGAAAGCAACAAATGGGAAATAA
- the SURF4 gene encoding surfeit locus protein 4, which produces MGHSDIMNTAEDFADQFLRVTKQYLPHVARLCLISTFLEDGIRMWFQWSEQRDYIDGTWNCGYFLASIFVFLNLFGQLSGCILVLSRNFVQYACFGLFGIIALQTIAYSILWDLKFLMRNLALGGGLLLLLAESRSEGKSMFAGVPTMRESSPKQYMQLGGRVLLVLMFMTLLHFDMNFFSILQNIVGTALIILVAIGFKTKLAALTLVIWLFGINIYFNAFWTVPAYKPMHDFLKYDFFQTMSVIGGLLLVVALGPGGVSMDEKKKEW; this is translated from the exons tTCCTGAGGGTGACCAAGCAGTACCTGCCCCACGTGGCCCGGCTGTGCCTGATCAGCACCTTCCTGGAGGATGGCATCCGCATGTGGTTccagtggagtgaacagagggACTACATCGATGGCACGTGGAACTGTGGCTACTTCCTGGCCTCTATCTTTGTGTTCCTAAACCTCTTCGGGCAGCTGA GTGGCTGTATCCTGGTGCTGAGTAGGAACTTTGTGCAATATGCCTGCTTTGGACTGTTTGGAATTATAGCATTACAG ACTATTGCATACAGCATTCTATGGGACCTGAAGTTCTTGATGAG GAATCTTGCCCTTGGGGGAggcttgctgctgcttctggctGAGTCCCGCTCAGAGGGGAAGAGCATGTTTGCTGGTGTCCCCACCATGAGGGAGAGCTCCCCAAAGCAGTACATGCAGTTGGGGGGACGTGTGCTGCTCGTCCTCATGTTCATGACACTGCTACACTTTGACATGAACTTCTTTTCT ATTCTGCAGAACATTGTGGGCACAGCCTTGATTATCTTGGTGGCAATTGGCTTCAAGACTAAGCTGGCTGCCTTGACTCTGGTCATCTGGCTGTTTGGCATCAACATCTACTTCAATGCCTTCTGGACCGTCCCAGCCTACAAGCCCATGCACGACTTCCTCAAATACGATTTCTTCCAGACCATGTCTGTCATTGGAGGGCTCCTCCTCGTGGTTgcactgggtcctggtggagTCTCCAtggatgagaagaaaaaagagtgGTAA